One part of the Tenacibaculum sp. 190130A14a genome encodes these proteins:
- the glmM gene encoding phosphoglucosamine mutase, translating into MTLIKSISGIRGTIGGTIGDNLTPIDAVKFAAAYGTFIKSKNSEKEKIKIIIGRDARISGKMISSLVSNTLIGLGIDVVDLGLSTTPTVEVAVPIEKADGGIILTASHNPKQWNALKLLNEKGEFIDGEDGAEVLKLAESDRLTFAEVDDLGSYKKKKNYIKKHIKEVLKLDLVDKKAIKKAKFKVVVDGVNSTGGIAIPMLLKELGVKCVELYCEPNGHFPHNPEPLKEHLTDISELVVKKKADLGIVVDPDVDRLALISEDGSMFGEEYTLVACADYVLGKLGGGNTVSNLSSSRALRDVTEKHGGSYTASAVGEVNVVKMMKATNTVIGGEGNGGIIYPDSHYGRDSLVGVALFLSHLAHKKISCKELRDSYPSYFMSKNKIQLTPKIDVDKILATMAEKYKDEEVNTIDGVKIDFADEWVHLRKSNTEPIIRIYTEATSQEKADDLAQRFIKEIEEIIK; encoded by the coding sequence ATGACATTAATAAAATCTATATCGGGAATTAGAGGAACTATTGGAGGTACTATTGGAGATAATCTTACACCAATAGACGCTGTAAAATTTGCAGCAGCCTATGGTACTTTTATAAAAAGTAAAAATTCAGAAAAAGAAAAAATAAAAATAATCATAGGTAGGGATGCCCGAATTTCAGGTAAAATGATTAGTAGTTTAGTTTCTAATACATTGATAGGTTTAGGAATTGATGTTGTAGATTTAGGTTTGTCAACAACCCCAACAGTAGAGGTTGCAGTTCCAATTGAGAAAGCTGATGGAGGAATTATTTTAACCGCTTCGCATAATCCAAAACAATGGAATGCTTTAAAGCTTTTAAATGAAAAAGGTGAGTTTATTGACGGTGAGGATGGAGCAGAAGTTTTAAAATTAGCTGAAAGCGATCGTTTAACTTTTGCAGAAGTAGATGATTTAGGGAGTTATAAAAAGAAGAAAAACTATATTAAAAAGCACATAAAAGAAGTATTAAAACTTGATTTAGTAGATAAAAAAGCCATTAAAAAAGCTAAATTCAAAGTAGTAGTAGATGGTGTAAACTCAACAGGAGGTATTGCTATTCCAATGCTTTTAAAAGAATTAGGTGTAAAATGTGTTGAGTTATACTGTGAGCCTAATGGTCACTTTCCGCACAATCCAGAACCTTTAAAAGAACATTTAACGGATATTTCTGAACTAGTTGTAAAAAAGAAAGCGGATTTAGGAATTGTAGTTGACCCAGATGTGGATCGTTTGGCTTTAATTTCTGAAGATGGATCTATGTTTGGAGAAGAATATACATTGGTTGCTTGTGCTGATTATGTTTTAGGAAAATTAGGTGGAGGTAATACCGTTTCTAATTTATCTTCATCAAGAGCTTTGAGAGATGTTACTGAGAAACATGGAGGAAGTTATACGGCAAGTGCAGTAGGGGAAGTGAATGTTGTAAAAATGATGAAAGCAACAAATACTGTTATTGGAGGAGAAGGTAATGGAGGAATTATTTATCCAGACTCACATTATGGTAGAGATTCTTTAGTAGGAGTAGCATTATTTTTATCTCATTTAGCTCATAAAAAAATATCATGTAAAGAACTACGTGATAGTTACCCAAGTTATTTTATGAGTAAGAACAAAATTCAATTAACGCCAAAAATTGATGTCGATAAAATTTTAGCAACGATGGCTGAAAAATATAAAGATGAAGAGGTAAATACAATAGATGGAGTTAAGATTGATTTTGCTGATGAATGGGTGCATTTAAGAAAATCTAACACAGAACCTATTATTAGAATTTATACTGAAGCTACATCACAAGAAAAAGCAGATGACTTGGCACAGAGATTTATAAAAGAAATAGAAGAAATAATTAAATAA
- a CDS encoding aminotransferase class V-fold PLP-dependent enzyme — MNLEQYFQKFRKHIIGIDQTFQSPYGQQKIVYADWTASGRLYRPIEEKLINEFGPFVANTHTETSTTGASMTLAYHEARNIIKRHVNASKDDVLITEGSGMTGVVNKFQRILGLKVTESLKDHTNIPEELKPIVFVSHMEHHSNQTSWLETIADVEVVPCNDAGLVCLHKFEETIEKYKDRPIKIASIIAGSNVTGIKTEYHKVAALIHKYGGLCFVDFACSAPYVDINMHPDNEDEYLDAIFFSPHKFLGGPATSGVLIFNKKLYKNMVPDNPGGGTVSYTNPWGDHDYFDDVETREDGGTPAFLQTIKIALCIQLKDQMGTLNMKKREDEINPVLFNTLESLEGVHILAPQHKDRLSIFSFYFEKYHFNLVVKLLNDRFGIQTRGGCSCAGTYGHFLLNVDKKTSKAIESQILEGCNTEKPGWVRLSIHPTITSEEVSYICTSLKELHANIEEWSKDYKYDMIKNDYVHISQEPVEKSIVTNWFAL; from the coding sequence ATGAATTTAGAACAATATTTTCAGAAGTTTAGAAAGCATATAATAGGTATAGATCAAACGTTTCAATCTCCATATGGACAACAAAAAATTGTATATGCAGATTGGACGGCTAGCGGTAGATTGTATCGACCAATAGAAGAAAAATTGATAAATGAGTTTGGACCTTTTGTAGCCAATACACATACAGAAACTTCTACAACTGGAGCTTCTATGACATTGGCTTATCATGAAGCTAGAAATATCATTAAAAGACATGTTAATGCCTCTAAAGATGATGTTTTAATTACAGAAGGGTCTGGAATGACCGGGGTAGTGAATAAGTTTCAACGTATCTTAGGTTTAAAAGTAACAGAAAGTTTAAAGGATCATACGAATATTCCAGAAGAGTTAAAACCTATTGTTTTTGTTTCTCATATGGAGCATCATTCTAATCAGACTTCTTGGTTAGAAACGATTGCTGATGTAGAGGTGGTACCTTGTAATGATGCAGGTTTGGTTTGTTTACATAAGTTTGAAGAAACTATTGAGAAATATAAAGATAGACCTATTAAAATAGCTTCTATAATAGCAGGGTCTAATGTAACTGGAATAAAAACTGAGTATCATAAAGTAGCGGCATTAATTCACAAATATGGAGGATTATGTTTTGTAGATTTTGCATGTTCAGCACCCTATGTAGATATAAATATGCATCCAGATAACGAGGATGAGTATTTAGATGCAATTTTCTTTTCTCCACATAAGTTTTTAGGAGGTCCAGCAACATCAGGAGTATTAATTTTCAATAAGAAGTTATATAAAAATATGGTTCCTGATAATCCAGGAGGCGGAACTGTTAGTTATACCAATCCTTGGGGAGATCATGATTATTTTGATGATGTAGAAACAAGAGAGGATGGAGGAACTCCAGCTTTTTTGCAAACCATTAAAATAGCCTTGTGCATCCAATTGAAAGATCAAATGGGTACATTGAATATGAAAAAAAGGGAAGATGAGATTAACCCTGTATTGTTTAATACGTTGGAAAGTCTAGAAGGAGTTCATATTCTAGCTCCTCAGCATAAAGATAGGTTGAGTATCTTTTCTTTTTATTTTGAAAAATACCATTTTAACCTGGTGGTTAAGTTGTTAAATGATCGTTTTGGAATTCAAACTAGAGGAGGTTGTTCTTGCGCTGGAACGTATGGACATTTTCTTTTAAATGTTGATAAAAAGACTTCTAAAGCTATTGAAAGTCAAATATTAGAGGGATGTAATACGGAAAAACCTGGTTGGGTACGTCTATCTATTCATCCAACAATAACTTCTGAAGAAGTAAGTTACATATGCACTTCATTAAAAGAATTACATGCTAATATCGAAGAATGGTCTAAAGACTATAAGTATGATATGATAAAGAACGACTATGTACATATTTCTCAAGAACCTGTAGAAAAGAGTATAGTAACAAACTGGTTTGCGCTTTAG
- a CDS encoding M14 family zinc carboxypeptidase, which produces MKLSLKFLEENYLSIKESSLFGRWIPADKVHPLIEKFKDSFDIEEIGSSEQERSIYKLNLGKGTKRILVWSQMHGNESTGTKAVFDLLNFIIRFKDSATVKSIIEECTIQVIPLLNPDGAEFYTRVNANNIDLNRDAVDLKAKESKILRKVLDDFNPHFCFNLHDQRTIFGVEGTANPATISFLAPSEEETRKLTPGRIQTMNVIVAMNNLLQEIIPNYIGRYTDEFYPTATGDNFQKLGHNTILIEAGHYKEDYDREEVRKFNFYALLQGIFHISIENKFENYEEYFSIPNNIKNFYDVIHRNENKEKEIAFMYEEKVENGTFALNLKEVKKGNLSNFHGHKEFNKFD; this is translated from the coding sequence ATGAAATTGTCTTTAAAGTTTTTAGAAGAAAACTACCTATCAATTAAAGAGAGTAGTCTTTTTGGAAGGTGGATTCCTGCAGATAAAGTACACCCTTTGATAGAAAAATTTAAGGACTCTTTTGATATTGAAGAAATAGGTAGTTCTGAACAAGAAAGGTCTATTTATAAGTTAAACTTGGGTAAAGGAACCAAAAGAATTCTTGTTTGGAGTCAAATGCATGGAAATGAAAGTACTGGTACAAAGGCAGTATTTGACTTGTTAAATTTTATTATTCGTTTTAAAGATTCAGCTACGGTAAAATCAATAATTGAAGAATGTACAATACAGGTTATTCCATTATTAAATCCTGATGGAGCAGAGTTTTATACTCGTGTGAATGCAAATAATATTGACCTAAATAGAGATGCTGTAGATTTAAAGGCAAAAGAGAGTAAGATATTACGCAAAGTATTAGATGATTTTAATCCTCACTTTTGTTTTAACTTACATGATCAAAGAACAATTTTTGGTGTAGAGGGAACTGCTAATCCTGCAACCATTTCTTTTTTAGCTCCCTCAGAAGAAGAAACAAGAAAGTTAACTCCAGGTAGAATTCAAACTATGAATGTAATTGTAGCAATGAATAATTTGTTGCAAGAAATTATTCCTAACTATATAGGAAGATATACGGATGAGTTTTATCCTACAGCTACTGGTGATAATTTTCAAAAATTAGGACATAATACTATTTTAATTGAGGCGGGCCATTATAAAGAAGATTATGATCGAGAAGAGGTACGAAAATTTAACTTTTATGCTCTTTTACAAGGGATATTTCATATTTCAATAGAAAATAAGTTCGAGAATTATGAAGAATATTTTTCTATACCAAACAATATCAAGAACTTCTATGATGTAATTCATAGGAATGAAAATAAAGAAAAAGAAATAGCATTTATGTATGAAGAAAAAGTAGAAAATGGTACCTTTGCACTGAATTTAAAAGAGGTTAAAAAAGGTAATTTATCAAATTTCCACGGTCATAAAGAATTTAATAAATTTGACTAA
- a CDS encoding Lrp/AsnC family transcriptional regulator produces MKKFVLDEIDHQILDILIENARTPFTDIAKKLLVSAGTIHVRVKKMEDEGIIQGSTLTLNYEKMGYSFIAHVGVFLEKTSMTQHVLDNLRLIPNVTVAYVTAGKYNIFCKVRAKNTAHAKEIIYAIDEIHGVSRTETMISLEESINDKKRMMHAIFKEI; encoded by the coding sequence ATGAAAAAGTTTGTATTAGATGAGATTGATCATCAAATTTTAGACATTTTGATTGAAAACGCACGTACTCCATTTACCGATATCGCGAAGAAATTATTGGTATCTGCAGGAACAATTCATGTTCGTGTAAAGAAGATGGAGGACGAAGGAATAATTCAAGGGTCAACATTAACCCTTAATTATGAAAAGATGGGATATTCATTTATCGCGCATGTTGGGGTATTTTTAGAAAAAACTTCAATGACACAACATGTATTGGATAATCTGCGTTTAATACCAAATGTAACAGTAGCGTATGTAACCGCTGGAAAATATAATATTTTCTGTAAGGTTCGTGCGAAGAATACTGCACATGCTAAAGAGATTATTTATGCAATTGATGAAATTCACGGTGTTAGTAGAACTGAAACTATGATTTCATTAGAAGAAAGCATAAATGATAAGAAACGTATGATGCACGCTATTTTCAAAGAGATATAA
- a CDS encoding RluA family pseudouridine synthase translates to MKIEILYEDEYFVCVSKPNNVLIHHANYSKNVSNELSLVELLYNQLDQKLYPLHRLDRKTSGILILVKDTKHVSKFQKLFYDYKIKKIYYGLVRGYTPNNLQIDTPVKGRDSNVYKEAETILETIESFELNIPVKPYNTSRYSLVRLTPKTGRLHQLRIHMNKISHPLIGDPKYGDNNHNIMFSDKLTISNLFLHAYSITFQHPFTHKEITLKAPFPKHWVKIFDEFNWHMF, encoded by the coding sequence ATGAAAATAGAAATACTCTATGAAGATGAATATTTCGTTTGTGTATCTAAACCGAACAATGTTTTAATACATCATGCTAATTATTCTAAAAATGTATCAAATGAGCTTTCTTTGGTAGAGCTTCTTTATAATCAATTGGATCAAAAATTATATCCTTTACATAGGTTAGATAGAAAAACATCTGGCATACTCATTTTAGTCAAGGATACTAAACATGTTTCTAAATTTCAAAAGTTATTCTATGATTATAAAATTAAGAAGATTTATTATGGACTTGTAAGGGGCTATACTCCGAATAACTTGCAAATTGACACTCCTGTTAAAGGACGAGACAGTAATGTATATAAAGAAGCTGAAACAATTTTAGAAACGATTGAAAGTTTTGAATTAAATATTCCTGTAAAACCATATAACACTTCAAGATACAGCTTGGTAAGACTTACTCCTAAAACCGGCAGACTTCATCAATTAAGAATACACATGAATAAAATAAGTCATCCATTAATAGGCGATCCTAAATATGGAGATAACAATCATAATATAATGTTTTCTGATAAACTTACGATCTCCAACCTATTTTTACATGCTTACTCTATAACCTTTCAACACCCTTTTACTCACAAAGAAATAACACTTAAAGCCCCATTTCCTAAACATTGGGTAAAAATATTTGATGAATTTAACTGGCATATGTTTTAG
- a CDS encoding DUF6438 domain-containing protein produces the protein MWKNSYIIFFFTVIFFSCSAHKDAKSNTLLYYGKTRCLGKCPVFDMYIYEDGTLFYEGFENVSVIGKKELKLSSKDLSFLKEELNKLSFTVQNQQKRDLPNIILKYNGKKMITQDRNKLKTLLDFLEKVTP, from the coding sequence ATGTGGAAAAATAGTTATATCATTTTCTTTTTTACAGTAATATTTTTTAGCTGTTCTGCTCATAAGGATGCTAAAAGTAATACTCTCTTATACTATGGTAAAACAAGATGCTTAGGTAAATGTCCTGTATTTGATATGTATATTTATGAGGATGGAACCCTATTTTACGAAGGTTTTGAAAATGTCTCTGTCATTGGTAAGAAAGAACTTAAACTGAGTTCTAAAGATCTTTCCTTTTTAAAAGAAGAGTTAAACAAATTAAGTTTTACCGTACAAAACCAACAAAAAAGAGATCTTCCCAATATCATTTTAAAATATAACGGCAAAAAAATGATTACTCAAGATAGAAACAAATTAAAAACATTGCTTGACTTCCTAGAAAAAGTTACCCCATAA
- a CDS encoding putative zinc-binding metallopeptidase: protein MKNLKNIIAIALLAISITAFNGCSKDQIVVPSSSATDNSNSGNGSSSGNNGGNTSTGQEVGQQGEITLYKVNGDNIEKIKDYKVSGKDLEYQNDIAKHNEIWDLVKKIVPKNQRDKMGEFLIYNGSVTGSAGFVAEIKKDLSSWVMGIAINYAYEGGFNAGGEVAYTIIHEFGHILTLEKSQVDASITQANCKNYFPGEGCAKENSYINELQSKFWKDIWSEYQTAQNDQNSQQQFYQKYKDRYVTQYASTNPGEDIAEVFATFVTRKDKPNGTTIAEKKILLMYDRSELIDFRNHIRTNLKLRGKGNSAAFELPEPGKWKKANTIGNPFKTKCRRH, encoded by the coding sequence ATGAAAAATTTAAAAAATATAATAGCAATAGCTCTGTTAGCTATCTCTATTACCGCGTTTAATGGTTGTAGTAAAGATCAAATAGTTGTACCTTCTTCATCAGCCACAGATAATTCAAATTCTGGTAACGGATCTTCTTCTGGAAATAATGGAGGAAATACTTCTACTGGCCAGGAAGTAGGGCAACAAGGTGAAATTACACTTTACAAAGTAAATGGTGATAACATTGAAAAAATTAAAGACTACAAAGTTTCAGGAAAAGATTTAGAATATCAAAATGATATTGCTAAGCACAATGAAATTTGGGATTTAGTAAAGAAAATAGTTCCTAAAAACCAAAGAGATAAAATGGGTGAGTTTTTAATTTACAACGGAAGTGTTACTGGTAGTGCTGGTTTTGTTGCTGAAATTAAAAAGGACTTATCTAGTTGGGTAATGGGAATTGCTATTAATTATGCTTATGAAGGTGGATTTAATGCAGGTGGTGAAGTAGCTTATACAATTATTCATGAATTTGGACACATATTAACCCTAGAAAAATCACAAGTTGACGCTTCTATTACTCAAGCTAATTGTAAAAATTATTTTCCAGGAGAGGGTTGCGCTAAAGAAAACTCATATATTAATGAACTGCAAAGTAAGTTCTGGAAAGATATTTGGTCGGAATATCAAACCGCTCAAAATGATCAAAATTCACAACAGCAGTTTTATCAAAAATATAAAGATAGATATGTTACACAGTATGCTTCAACAAATCCTGGTGAAGACATAGCTGAAGTATTTGCAACATTTGTCACAAGAAAAGATAAACCTAACGGTACTACTATTGCTGAGAAGAAAATTTTATTAATGTATGATAGATCGGAATTAATCGATTTCAGAAATCATATTAGAACTAATTTAAAGCTTAGAGGTAAAGGTAATAGTGCTGCTTTCGAATTACCAGAACCAGGGAAATGGAAAAAAGCCAATACTATTGGTAATCCTTTTAAAACTAAATGCAGAAGACATTAA
- a CDS encoding RNA polymerase sigma factor: MEKGDNVCNPKVFEDVFKKNAETLRNFMYYKCGNMDLAEDFVQESFVKLWDNCSKVIEEKAKSFLFTVANNLFLNNVAHKKVVLKHQKNAKPSITNESPEFILEEKEFLVKLEKAIQDLPEKQREVFLLNRIDKKKYKEIAELLGISTKAVEKRMSQALKTLREKIGKI, translated from the coding sequence ATGGAAAAAGGTGATAATGTATGTAATCCGAAAGTTTTTGAAGATGTCTTTAAAAAAAACGCAGAAACTTTACGAAATTTTATGTATTACAAGTGTGGAAATATGGATTTGGCAGAAGACTTTGTACAAGAATCTTTTGTTAAATTGTGGGATAATTGTAGCAAAGTAATTGAAGAAAAAGCAAAGTCTTTTCTTTTTACTGTTGCTAATAATTTATTCTTAAATAATGTTGCTCACAAAAAAGTAGTGTTAAAACACCAAAAAAATGCAAAGCCTAGTATAACTAATGAATCCCCTGAATTTATATTGGAAGAAAAAGAGTTTTTAGTTAAATTGGAAAAGGCCATACAAGATTTACCAGAAAAGCAACGCGAGGTATTTTTATTAAATAGAATTGATAAAAAGAAATATAAAGAGATAGCAGAACTTTTGGGAATCTCTACAAAAGCGGTTGAAAAGCGAATGTCACAGGCTTTAAAAACGTTGAGAGAAAAAATAGGTAAAATTTAG
- a CDS encoding FecR family protein, producing the protein MKYNYDDTFLARWVNNDLTQDELSEFKKSEDYDLYKKIIEKSSELSVQNFDQDKLLHKVKGKLATNNQAKSKVVNLRNRIMYAVAASVAVLLGVFYFLNTGDTNYSTGFGEQMAVLLPDNSELTLNSKSTVSFNKKNWKNDRKVQLKGEGYFKVEKGQTFTVNTKQGEVKVLGTQFNVVNNASYFEVTCYEGKVNVTTSKDDIILTKGMGYRLMNSSKSEQWNFDFSRSNSWMTGESSFESTPLSEVVKSIENQYNIKIENTGEIDLTQRFTGSFTHNNLQVALKTVFVPMKIDITFTNEKTISLVK; encoded by the coding sequence ATGAAATATAACTACGATGATACTTTCTTAGCTCGTTGGGTTAATAATGATTTAACTCAAGACGAATTATCGGAGTTCAAAAAATCTGAGGATTATGATCTTTATAAAAAGATTATTGAGAAATCTTCAGAGTTATCAGTTCAAAACTTTGATCAAGATAAATTATTACATAAAGTAAAAGGAAAGTTAGCAACTAATAATCAAGCTAAAAGTAAGGTTGTAAATTTACGAAACAGAATAATGTACGCAGTTGCTGCTTCAGTAGCTGTACTTTTAGGTGTTTTCTATTTCTTAAACACTGGAGATACTAATTATAGTACAGGATTTGGAGAGCAAATGGCTGTGTTATTGCCTGATAATTCTGAATTAACGCTTAACTCTAAGTCTACAGTTTCTTTTAATAAAAAGAATTGGAAAAATGATAGAAAAGTTCAATTAAAAGGAGAAGGGTATTTCAAAGTAGAGAAGGGACAAACTTTTACAGTGAACACAAAACAAGGAGAAGTTAAAGTTTTAGGAACACAATTTAACGTAGTGAACAATGCTAGTTATTTCGAAGTTACTTGTTATGAAGGAAAAGTTAATGTAACAACCTCGAAAGATGATATTATTTTAACCAAAGGAATGGGGTATAGATTAATGAATTCATCAAAATCTGAACAGTGGAACTTTGATTTTTCGAGATCAAATTCATGGATGACAGGGGAGAGTTCGTTTGAAAGCACTCCTTTAAGTGAAGTGGTTAAATCTATTGAAAACCAATACAATATAAAAATAGAAAACACAGGTGAAATTGACCTGACCCAACGTTTTACAGGAAGTTTTACTCACAATAATTTACAAGTTGCTTTAAAAACAGTTTTTGTTCCTATGAAAATAGATATTACATTTACAAATGAAAAAACAATTTCATTGGTAAAGTAG
- a CDS encoding TonB-dependent receptor domain-containing protein: protein MHKRLFGILFLFFCNSIIFSQQKNLNNAPLKEVLLLLEKKHQVKFSFSDDLVSSKKVSILMRESDSITYVIKKLEKQALISFNKVTERYYTITAIEKIDVCGYIKDIITMEPLVGATIFNTKRNKAAITDENGFFELKDVQISDYVNISYVGYASKNVSVVRAFKADKCLRVNLRTSTSLLSEVLVENYLTSGVNKKNDGALVIQPQKLGILPGLVEPDILQSLQLIPGIQSPNETVSGLHIRGGTPDHNLILFDGIKIYNSAHFFGMISAFNPYITKSIKVYKGASRAQYGNHTSGVIDIETDSDIPENLEGGFGTNLTHADAYLKIPISKKLGANVSIRRSFTDFINTPTIDKITKKVFQNTIIESNKENPSSLVENDETFYFLDHNIKLNYKASEKDFLSINQLETKNKLDYLFNYDRGNFVTRDILNIQNYGVNLKWVRNWSDKIEQKTNLFYSNYDLDYNYNGEVKVGRPYTESSVKKNSIKSVGFNTSIGFQLNKKSSLHLGYNYVNNEVGYELGRTYSTLPQLDYLINQVGHDNNHAFYLEYLFRNDIFSFNFGNRITHFSRANKVFYSPRLYWEAMLSDELYLKSSFEHKQQNISQLLEFTTSDFGLENQVWLLSNENFPILKSSQFSLGFTYRENRWTIDFDYYNKTITGLTSFVSGFNNVQEEFSNGRSDISGIDLLIKKSWRHYSSWLSYGYQSNEFVFENIDNGRPFPGNFDSTHNINWTHNLKLGNFDFSLGWNYKTGIPFTEALGINQNLSINFDAKNSKRLESYERIDFSSTYSFYFSKNQKWKGKIGISLLNIFDQENVLNRDHSVLFNFNTSNNTFFPSINTIDNVSQGFTPNFVFRVDF from the coding sequence ATGCATAAAAGACTATTCGGAATACTTTTTCTATTCTTTTGTAACTCAATAATTTTTTCGCAACAAAAGAACTTAAATAATGCGCCTTTAAAAGAGGTGCTTTTGTTGTTAGAGAAAAAACACCAAGTGAAATTTTCTTTTTCTGATGATCTTGTTTCATCCAAAAAAGTATCTATTCTCATGCGAGAATCAGATTCAATAACTTATGTTATTAAAAAGTTAGAGAAACAAGCACTCATTAGTTTTAATAAGGTAACTGAAAGATATTATACCATTACAGCCATTGAGAAAATAGACGTTTGCGGTTATATTAAAGACATTATTACGATGGAACCCTTGGTTGGTGCAACAATTTTTAATACCAAAAGAAATAAAGCAGCTATTACAGATGAAAATGGTTTTTTTGAATTAAAAGATGTTCAGATTAGTGATTATGTTAATATTTCTTATGTAGGGTATGCCTCAAAAAATGTTTCTGTAGTTAGAGCTTTTAAAGCTGATAAATGTTTACGTGTAAATCTTAGAACAAGCACCTCATTACTTTCAGAAGTTTTAGTGGAAAATTATTTGACAAGTGGAGTTAATAAAAAGAATGACGGAGCTTTGGTCATACAACCACAGAAATTAGGAATTCTACCAGGACTAGTTGAACCCGATATATTACAAAGTCTTCAGTTAATTCCAGGAATTCAAAGTCCAAATGAAACAGTTTCAGGCTTACATATTAGAGGAGGAACTCCAGATCATAATTTGATACTTTTTGATGGAATTAAAATATATAATTCTGCTCATTTCTTTGGAATGATTTCTGCCTTTAATCCATACATAACAAAGAGTATAAAGGTGTATAAAGGTGCTTCAAGAGCGCAGTATGGAAATCACACTTCTGGGGTCATTGATATAGAAACAGACAGCGATATACCAGAAAACTTAGAGGGAGGATTTGGAACAAATCTAACACATGCCGATGCTTATTTAAAAATTCCTATTAGTAAGAAATTAGGAGCAAACGTATCTATAAGAAGATCCTTTACTGATTTTATCAACACTCCAACCATTGACAAAATTACGAAGAAGGTTTTTCAAAACACTATTATAGAATCGAACAAAGAAAATCCTTCGAGTCTCGTAGAAAATGATGAGACTTTTTATTTTTTAGATCATAATATAAAACTGAATTATAAAGCTTCTGAAAAAGATTTTTTATCCATTAATCAATTAGAAACTAAAAATAAGCTTGATTATTTATTTAATTATGATCGAGGGAATTTCGTGACTAGAGATATTCTAAATATTCAGAATTATGGAGTCAATTTAAAATGGGTAAGAAATTGGTCGGATAAAATAGAGCAAAAAACAAATCTTTTTTATTCTAATTATGATTTAGATTATAACTACAACGGAGAAGTAAAAGTAGGAAGACCTTATACAGAATCTTCCGTTAAAAAGAACTCGATTAAAAGTGTTGGTTTTAATACAAGTATTGGTTTTCAGCTTAATAAAAAGAGTAGCCTTCATTTAGGATATAACTATGTAAATAATGAAGTTGGATATGAGTTGGGAAGAACTTATTCTACATTACCCCAATTAGATTATTTGATTAATCAGGTTGGTCATGATAATAACCATGCTTTTTATTTAGAATATTTATTTAGAAACGATATTTTCTCATTCAACTTTGGAAATAGAATTACCCATTTTTCTAGAGCGAATAAAGTTTTTTATTCACCAAGATTATATTGGGAAGCCATGTTGTCGGATGAACTGTATTTAAAATCATCATTTGAGCATAAACAACAGAATATAAGTCAATTATTAGAATTTACAACCTCTGATTTTGGATTAGAAAATCAAGTTTGGTTATTGTCTAATGAAAATTTTCCTATTCTGAAAAGTAGTCAATTCTCTTTAGGGTTTACCTACAGAGAGAATAGATGGACCATTGATTTTGACTACTATAATAAAACAATTACAGGGTTAACTTCTTTTGTAAGTGGGTTTAATAATGTACAAGAAGAATTCTCTAATGGAAGAAGTGATATTAGCGGAATTGATTTATTAATTAAAAAAAGCTGGAGACACTATAGTTCTTGGCTAAGTTATGGGTATCAAAGCAATGAATTTGTTTTTGAAAATATAGATAATGGAAGACCATTTCCAGGAAATTTTGATTCTACACATAATATTAATTGGACGCATAACCTCAAATTAGGAAACTTTGACTTTTCTTTAGGATGGAATTATAAAACAGGAATTCCTTTCACAGAAGCCTTAGGAATTAATCAAAACCTATCGATTAATTTTGATGCAAAAAATAGTAAAAGACTAGAAAGCTATGAACGTATTGATTTTTCATCTACTTATAGTTTCTATTTTAGTAAGAATCAAAAGTGGAAAGGTAAAATAGGAATCTCTTTATTAAATATTTTTGATCAGGAGAATGTGCTTAATAGAGATCATTCAGTATTGTTTAACTTCAACACATCTAACAATACTTTTTTCCCTTCTATCAACACCATCGATAATGTGTCGCAAGGTTTTACTCCTAATTTTGTTTTTAGAGTAGATTTTTAA